In Streptomyces thermolilacinus SPC6, a single genomic region encodes these proteins:
- a CDS encoding YybH family protein codes for MPEQYEKAMRPEDITRLFVERSNAGDAAGVAALYEEDAVLAYPPGQRTVGREAIRALWERVLADRPRFEPEPPLPTLLCGDIALTSTPPADGAGARAQVVRRQPDGSWLRVLDQPEFTPPRG; via the coding sequence ATGCCGGAGCAGTACGAGAAGGCCATGCGGCCCGAGGACATCACCCGCCTGTTCGTGGAGCGGTCGAACGCGGGGGACGCGGCCGGGGTCGCCGCGCTCTACGAGGAGGACGCCGTGCTGGCGTACCCGCCGGGACAGCGGACGGTGGGCCGGGAGGCGATCCGGGCGCTGTGGGAGCGGGTGCTGGCGGACCGGCCGCGCTTCGAGCCGGAGCCGCCGCTGCCGACGCTCCTGTGCGGCGACATCGCGCTCACCTCGACGCCGCCGGCGGACGGGGCGGGGGCGCGGGCGCAGGTGGTGCGGCGCCAGCCGGACGGGAGCTGGCTGCGGGTGCTGGACCAGCCGGAGTTCACGCCGCCGCGCGGCTGA